The genomic stretch CCTATAAGGCTATAATTGGGTCAAAATACACACTATATACATGAACGAGAgaataatttttttgttttcattCTTTGCTACCACTACCATAAATCAAGtctattttaactgattaaataaGACACAAGCCTTGCAACTTCTAGCATCATGCTAAACCTTGTGCTAACTGCTAAAAGGCAAGAAAAAAGGAACTGGCTCAAGCAATTACCCAGTCATAATTGTTAGTGAGAAATTCAGCTACGGTTGATTTGTGCCTTGTCAGGAGTTCCTGCATAATGACCACAAGCCAGAGTAACCAGTAAGGTTTTATGCAGAGCAACTTATTGATCTGTTTTAAAGAACACGGTTTCCACAAGTGAGAGCTGTAGAATATTTAGGATTCTAAACTATTGATCTCTTCCTCGAGCAATTTTGAGCATTGTTAAGCATATATCAATGAAAACCCAAGCATGAGCAATTTGGCAACAAGTTGAGGGAATGAATTCACAAATATATGAATGGTTAACCTTAAAAGTAGCAGCAGCATCTGCAGCAATGTCAAAATTTGGAAGTTGAATGAAATCAAAAAACTTCTTCAGATCTTCTGATTCGAGAACATATCTGTAAAGGATACAGAATGTCATCATCTGCTGGGGAGACAGGCAAGCAAACAGAAATGTGACTGGTAACTTGAAAACAGTGTTTGTTAATCTAAAATATTACTTCTTCTAATACCACGATAAAGCTATAAATGTTAGTGTGAGCGTGTGACTTTGAAACTTGAAAGTAACTACTATGTGTTAAAACCTTTCTGACTATCATATTCATCATAACTATCAGGATGATTGTTAGTCAAGCACACATAATAAAAGAGATCAAAACATCAAACATGTTGCCAAGAGCAGAAAGTTCAAGAAATCAAAGAAGATGATTTTTGAGAAAAGTTAACATATCTCAACGACCACACTTATATTCATTTATATTGAATAATGAGAGACACAAAAGCTAGGAGAAAACTATCCACTCACTTTGCCACAACTTGATGACGTATGCACTCCCTCAACATAGAACCATAATGCAAAGCCATATCTGGATTCTCGTATCTGCatagaaaaatgagaaaaatgagacTGTAAATGCTTAAGAaaatggaaaatctgacaaagaTTTAAACAGAAGAAAAACACCATGTTGGGATCAATCAAATAAAGCACGCCTACATATGGAGTATTCCAAAGTTCTGATCATGACTAGAAAAAATCAATACGATTGGTTGATATAAAGTCACTCCAGTGAGATGCAAATAAAATCATGCAATAAAGGTATGGCATGAGATACAAATGGACGATAAAGTTCACTAGAGAAAAATTAGTCTGCTGAACCAGCCCAATCTCTCACCCCCATTAACATACCCTGTCATAAGTATATCGATCAGATCTTTGTTTCTTTCCAGGTAATCAGATGCAATTAGACGATATTGAACTTGTTGCCTTTGCAAATTAGCAACAATTTGGGTGGCATCTTTACGAGCCTGCAAAAATTACCCTTAAACAATCAGCAACCACAAAGAGAGACCTGTATTTGTGTGTCCACCTTATACCACTATCTTTTCATCACAAGTGTGATGGTGATGACATCCAGTAAATACCAATAACTAGAAGACGACAAATTAAGGGAAAGTgaatttaaaaattaaaatcatGTCATAAGAAGATATTGACATACCTCCAAGTTCAACTTGGGAAGACAAATGATTACTAAACGGAAAGTGTTCTCTTTGAAGAACTCTTGGGTTAGCTGCAAACAGGCCTCTACAACTGGCTCTGATTCACTATTTCCATATAAAATACATTTCAACTCTCGAATAACCTTGCTTAGCTCCGCCATCTGCATGTAAAATGCCCTGAGTTAGTGGCCAATTTTATATCGTACACAAGAGTTCGATTGGTAAAACAAAAAGTACAGCCACATCATAATGCACTATCACATCACAAAAGTGATTGTGTACTACAGCGAACAAGTTGCTATGTATCTGAGGATtcaagtaaataaaatccaatcTAGATAAAGCAAAGGCATATGTGCAAGAGAAAGCGGGATAGGAGATGTGTCAAGGTGACAATAGCACGGAATAGGAGATGGGACACCAAATGGGACAGATGATTCTCATTGGCAAGCAAAACCACTGAAACATATACTTCCCATTTTCTACTACCTTCTTCTGAGCTTCTTTAGAAACTACAGAGCGAAAATGAATCTAGGGTCTCATAACAACATCAATAACAATATTATCCTACTACCTCAAAGGCTACTTCTGATTTGAAAGCGGGATATGCACACAAAAGTTTCTCATGTTTCAATTAGCTGATACACCAAAAAGTGAAGAACATTCTACCATTCACTACGCGAAATATTTCCGTCAAGGAACCAACTTTAAGTTTTAATTACGATCAAAGAAAAAAGAACAGAGCTTTTTAACACTTCAGAGAGTTTAATCCTAGAAATTTACGGACTAACAAAGAGAGACATTAGCAAAACATTAAAATCTCTGAGAAGGCTAATATGTCTAATACATTGAGCCTCGTCATTCAACAACCAGGCGGATCTACCCTTTAACAAAGatgacattaaaaaaaaaaaaaaaaaaaaactgcaaaTATCGCACAAAATGATCAATTTTCTCCCAATTGTACCAATTTTCACTTCAACTAACCTAAAGCCAAAACACACAAAAGGGATAAATTTTCACAATTTCGAGCACGCTTACACACTTAAAAGTTACAGATTAACCtaaaatcaaataggttaacgcATCACAAATCAATAAAAACAGTCAATAACAATCCAGCACAATCCTAATACAATTGATAACATCATCATCATATGATAATAATGAgaaaaacatcaacaaacaataAATCTAATTAAATCACTATAACTCCAATTTAACTCAAAATTTTGCAGCTTCAGCACAAATTCAGTGAATTATTAATCAAATACATTAACGCATCAAAAATCGATAAAACAGTCAATAATAAGCTACCACAATCCTGATAATAAGCTAAGTAAATCACCATAACCCCAAATTAAATCAAAATTTCGCAACTTCCGCACAAATTCAGTAACAAACTAAACATTATACGATCTAGACCGTAAAATTTTGATTAATAAAGCGACAATAATCAGGATGATAATAAAGCGAAATAGATgaaaaataaaattgaaataaaaaTGAACCTTTTCCTCGCGTTTGCTCTCGCGAATAGCATCTTGATCGACGAGGATGAGAAGATCACGACATAATCGAACGAGCTCCGGTGGAGTTCGTGGTTTCGATTTGAATAATCCCTTCATTGTTGAAGCTGCTTGTTTTGAGCTATGCAATGTAGGTTCAATTGAAAAATCGAAACAATTGAGAAGGTATTAATTCAATGTCGAAACATAGGGTTTGTGATTGAATTGGGGATGAAGAACAAGTtgtttattgtattgtattgatcACAAAGTTTGCATCTTGTCTTGttatctttttattattgttattatccaGATATTTGTGGTAGTTTCCCCAACTTTTGGATTCTATCGTAAAATTCTATCTTTGCAAATTGCAAATGTTGGATCAGGATTTTTTTTTACCCTGATTTTCTCAAAGTAATTTTAtgcgatttttttttattttattttttattttattttttttcgaaGGTCGTATTTTCGGAGTGGACATTGTCTCCCTAGTCCATATTatagagaaaaaggattacgcatccgaggtagtacctcagaccttgtagtttttgagcttatacacattttttctgagcatattactatttataaatatagtttttgaacaatattatatttttttagtgtaatcaatcaatcaatcaatcaatacatatatataaagcaggaacttttcgagcgatattagagagtccaattttTTAAAAATTCCTAACAAGAGTATATTTCGAAAAaagttaaataaaaaaaattatcctaataaaatagatttcttagtatttaaaacaaattttaataaaattatcctaatataagtagatcaaatataatttaataaaattatcctaatttAAGTAGATTAAAATTATCAAATAGATAATAGAAATTCGATCATAATAGTTCAAGTTATCGCATTTATTTTCCCCCACTTATGGTCTCATACATTTTTAGTTTGTATTCTCgcatcaaaattcaagaagctgACAGATAAAAGATGAATTTATTTATTAAAGTGTTATGTTAAGATGATGTAGTTTTGGTCATATTTGGGTCCTCAATTCGGGTTCAGATCAAGTTTAGGGTCGATTTAGTTTTGCTATGTCATAATAAGGGTAAGAGGACTCTTTGGAATAAGAGAGGCCTAATGAGAAACTTTTGAAGAAGCACAAGTTAAACTCATTGTCATAAACGTTCTAAGAGTCATTGACTATAATGGAGGACGTCAAACACGTTTTTAAGGTGGGGGAGGATAAGTCCAAAAAGAAGGAATCTAAGAAGTCCAAGGGTATACAATGTACCAAATATATATTAGTCACTATCATACTTTAGTTAGAAAGATGCAAAGAGAAGACGCGTACTATGTAAATATTGTATGTAAAACACGCCgtgttaaattaattaaaacacaaATGATTTgtcatttttgttttgttttatcaaTAAAACCTAAAAACTACTATGTAAAGGGAAAAAAAAGTGTTATCGAAATATCAATTAGTTTACCTTATAAAATCATATGTTCAATCAATAATGATCGTTAAGCAAATTATAAAGCGCGAAAGTGGCCATTGAGCCCCATTACTTTGGCTAATTGTGAGATTACGCCCCTTAGGTGAAATCTAAACCTAAAATCTCATGAAAAAGGTGAAATTAAGCCCCTTACCCAAAATctcatgaaaaattcattttctcataCCACAAAAACTCAAGTATAGGttttgtttaaagaaaagtgcaAAATTCTTAGGATGTTCAACATGCATATTGTTGAAAATGATCCTAATGAGagtcccgtgcatcgcacgggctttccaactagtgttttagtaaatgtgctcaaaaactttatactaaagcagaactcaaaaattttaaaataaaacacagaaaataaacaataagagatACTACCTCAGATTTATAGTCTATGAACTGTATTATAGATCGTCTTTCTAAATAATCCACACTTTATTTTAACTAACGATATCGTCCCTCTTTTTATAATGTAGGCAATTTTTATCTTCTGTTTTAGGGTGTACTATCCAATTATTATCTATTTTTACTTTTTATAAGGTTTATACAAATGAACATTTTAAATGGGCAAATGAATCTTGAGAGAACTCTTGAATAAATCATTTTTTTCTCTTCTATTTCTTATTAGTCTGAACTTTGTGTCAAAATTtatagataacaaatgaccggaacgtaGTGAATACTAGATTCATTTTTTACTATTAAAATTCGGCTAAAGTACCAGTATCATTGAGATTCCATTTTTTTTACTTAAAGCATCCCTCCACCATCAATAACAACCAACATCTCACTTAAACCGCCAACCACAACTTATCCACCACCCTCAACCCAGCGACCACCACCAATCCACCGTCGTCCTTCTCCATTTGCCCGCGACCGTCGACCACCAATACCCCCTTCTCTGTCGCTGAGGAGGTAGCAGCGTTTGGAGTTCCTTATAGGATGGATGTGTGggataaatcacgtattaaatttgcgttatagtcctataatttaagggttttatacggatattaccccacaagtggtatcagagcgagaccacgtaaatttttctatgtgattttcatcaaacgaatttgaatcaATAATTTTTTGCT from Silene latifolia isolate original U9 population chromosome 2, ASM4854445v1, whole genome shotgun sequence encodes the following:
- the LOC141642494 gene encoding putative MO25-like protein At5g47540, which codes for MKGLFKSKPRTPPELVRLCRDLLILVDQDAIRESKREEKMAELSKVIRELKCILYGNSESEPVVEACLQLTQEFFKENTFRLVIICLPKLNLEARKDATQIVANLQRQQVQYRLIASDYLERNKDLIDILMTGYENPDMALHYGSMLRECIRHQVVAKYVLESEDLKKFFDFIQLPNFDIAADAAATFKELLTRHKSTVAEFLTNNYDWFFADYNSKLLESSNYITRRQAVKLLGDMLLDRSNSATMTKYVSSRENLRILMNLLRESSKTIQIEAFHVFKLFAANQNKPADISNILVANKSKLLRLLGDLKTDKEDEQFDSDKAQVMQEIASLEPKELP